The proteins below are encoded in one region of Terriglobia bacterium:
- a CDS encoding adenosine-specific kinase yields the protein MDLKIVQLSVPDGSNIILGQTHFIKTTEDLYEIITTGCPHAKFGVAFCEASGPCLVRVEGNDEALKNLAAENAMLLGAGHTFVILLKDAFPINILNAVKSCPEVCTIYCATANPLQAIIVETSQGRGILGVIDGAPPKGVEMETDIRNRREFLRRIGYKR from the coding sequence ATGGATCTGAAGATTGTCCAACTATCCGTTCCGGACGGCAGCAACATCATCCTGGGCCAGACACATTTTATCAAGACGACCGAGGATCTTTACGAAATCATTACCACGGGCTGTCCGCACGCCAAATTCGGAGTCGCCTTCTGTGAAGCCTCCGGTCCGTGTCTGGTCCGGGTTGAGGGCAATGATGAGGCGCTCAAGAACCTTGCGGCGGAGAACGCCATGCTGCTCGGAGCCGGACACACTTTTGTGATTCTCCTGAAGGACGCCTTCCCCATAAATATCCTGAATGCCGTGAAATCGTGCCCCGAAGTCTGCACTATATATTGTGCCACGGCCAATCCGCTGCAGGCGATCATTGTGGAAACATCCCAGGGCCGCGGCATTCTGGGAGTTATTGACGGTGCCCCACCCAAAGGGGTTGAGATGGAAACGGATATCAGAAATCGCAGGGAGTTTCTCCGCCGGATCGGATATAAAAGATAG